From one Branchiostoma floridae strain S238N-H82 chromosome 3, Bfl_VNyyK, whole genome shotgun sequence genomic stretch:
- the LOC118410890 gene encoding uncharacterized protein LOC118410890: MGEFCYRCSASVRYGNPDILRRGYCGRCPCAVRTRLPLLHGRFRRDVSQTTQEDDRLELWHRLRSVADLSQRLDGYLQHNTPTEHTLVDAANRLLSSLQSLTNTTSEGTFRLRHHLRKSLLPVKRKTQALLKVMSHPA, translated from the exons ATGGGAGAGTTCTGTTACCGGTGCTCGGCGTCAGTTCGCTACGGGAACCCGGACATCCTCCGCCGAGGGTACTGCGGCAGGTGCCCCTGCGCCGTCCGGACCCGCCTGCCGCTGCTACATGGAAG ATTCCGACGTGATGTCAGCCAAACCACACAAGAAGACGACAG ACTTGAACTGTGGCACAGACTACGGAGTGTAGCAGATTTGTCTCAGCGGTTAGACGGCTATCTCCAACACAACACGCCGACAGAACACACACTGGTCGACGCGGCGAACCGCCTCCTGTCCTCTCTGCAGTCTCTCACCAACACAACGTCTGAAGGAACATTCAGACTGAGACACCACCTGCGGAAATCGCTGCTTCCAGTCAAGAGAAAAACCCAG GCTCTGCTGAAAGTGATGAGCCACCCAGCGTAA